The Selenomonadales bacterium DNA segment ATGATGCCGAATATGCAGTCCTCGCTTACGGCGGTACGGCACGTACGGCATACGCGGCAGTCGAAGCGGCTCGCGAAAAAGGTATTAAAGTCGGCATGGTACGCCTGATGACGATCTGGCCGTTCGCTGATAAAGTCGTCAAACAAGTTGCAGAAAAAGTCAAAGGTATCCTCGTGCCCGAACTGAACTACGGTCAGCTCGTGCGCGAAGTAGAAAGAGCGGCGGGCGGTAAAGCACTCGTTAAGTCGCTCGCGAAATACAACACTGAAATTTTCGTTCCCGACGAGATCGAAACGGGAATCAACGATATGATCGCGGAGGTAGAGTAAGATGAGAAGCTATGAAAAATATTTTCGTATGAACCGCCTCCCGCACATCTGGTGCCCCGGCTGCGGTAACGGTACTGTGATGAAAGCCATCGTACAGGCGATCGAAAAACAGAACCTCGACCAGGACAAAACGATCATCGTATCGGGTATCGGCTGCTCGTCGCGTGCGTCGGGCTACATGAACTTTGATACCGTACATACGGCACACGGCCGTGCGATCCCGTTCGCAACGGGTATCAAGCTCGCCAACCCCGAGCTCAACGTTATCGTCATCACAGGTGACGGCGACTGCACAGCCATCGGCGGCAACCACTTCATCCACGGTGCGCGCCGCAATATCGACCTTACGGTCGTTCTCTTCAACAACAACATCTACGGTATGACAGGCGGTCAGGCATCGCCGCTCACACCGACGACGCACAAAGCAACGACGGCTCCGTACGGTGCGGTAGACCGTCCGTTCGATCCGTGCAATCTTGCCGAAGCGGCAGGCGCATCGTTCGTTGCCAGAAGTACGACGTACCATGTCACGCAC contains these protein-coding regions:
- a CDS encoding 2-oxoacid:ferredoxin oxidoreductase subunit beta, whose translation is MRSYEKYFRMNRLPHIWCPGCGNGTVMKAIVQAIEKQNLDQDKTIIVSGIGCSSRASGYMNFDTVHTAHGRAIPFATGIKLANPELNVIVITGDGDCTAIGGNHFIHGARRNIDLTVVLFNNNIYGMTGGQASPLTPTTHKATTAPYGAVDRPFDPCNLAEAAGASFVARSTTYHVTHLTDMIAKAIDKKGFSLVEAITQCPIGYGRRNKLGDGPAMLEAMRDTAVMKAAYDKLAPEVQQTKYPIGIFCDKTMPEYTEQYRKIQIMAGGIAE